A genomic region of Oryza glaberrima chromosome 1, OglaRS2, whole genome shotgun sequence contains the following coding sequences:
- the LOC127768643 gene encoding LOW QUALITY PROTEIN: protein argonaute 15-like (The sequence of the model RefSeq protein was modified relative to this genomic sequence to represent the inferred CDS: substituted 1 base at 1 genomic stop codon), protein MESHGDEGEPSAMAKPPKKLPMSRKGFGTRGQSIQLLTNHFRVSVRRMDGHFYHYHVEVKYEDGGPVEAKGVCRRVVDKLQETYASELAGREFAYDGEKGLFTAGALLQTKHQFVVVMEDASSSGRTTTRRSPGGDDGSPGGSDRKRMKRPMAVKKFMVEISFAAKVPMSAIAEVLRGQETENSMEALRVLDITLRQHSAKQXILDPLVARPCLLEFTMFHSNPNDFRLCFHSSFRPTDSGLSLNVDVSTTMIVRPGPVIEFLLFNQNIKNPHEIDWGKAKRALKNLRIKTTHTGSEFRIIGLSEDTCYSQTFQIKRKNGNGGSDTVEEVTVFEYYRKNWKIDLKGSAHFPCLNVGKPKRPTYIPLELCHLVPLQRYKKALSTLQRSMLVERSRQNPQERMFVLSGVLRDSDYNSVPMLRECGISIAQEFTQVAARVLPAPKLKSGDGEDIFARNGRWNFNNNRLIQPKRVQRWVVVNFSARCNAHHLAQRLIHCGNLKGLPVDPEDHVFQERSHMGRERAETRVNDMFQQLLSGDKPSFVLCVLPERKNCDIYGPWKRMCLVKYGIVTQCLAPTKINDQYLTNVLLKINAKLGGLNSLLQIERNQAIPLLSKTPTIILGMDVSHGSPGRDDVPSVAAVVSSLEWPLISKYKASVCTQSPRLEMIDSLFKLVGNEDHGIIRESLMDFYNSSRGHKPEKKNHFQFCHLNFRDGVSEGQFNQVLNIELAQIIKACEFLANEKNDSEWSPKFTVIVAQKNHHTKFFQTDRSNKVVNVPPGTVVDKGICHPRNCDFYMCAHAGMIGTTRPTHYHVLHDENNFTPDDLQELVHNLSYVYQRSTTAISVVAPICYAHLAAAQVSQFVRLDDAASEGSGDGGAPPRPVPELPRLHPDVRQSMFFC, encoded by the exons ATGGAGTCTCATGGTGATGAAGGCGAACCTTCGGCCATGGCCAAGCCACCCAAGAAGCTTCCAATGTCGAGGAAAGGGTTTGGCACGAGAGGGCAGTCGATACAGCTTTTGACGAACCACTTCAGAGTCTCTGTCCGGCGAATGGACGGCCACTTCTACCATTACCAC GTGGAGGTGAAGTACGAGGACGGCGGCCCCGTGGAGGCGAAAGGCGTGTGCCGGCGAGTCGTCGACAAGCTGCAGGAGACCTACGCGTCGGAGCTCGCCGGCAGGGAGTTCGCCTACGACGGCGAGAAGGGCCTCTTCACCGCCGGAGCTCTGCTGCAGACGAAGCACCAGTTCGTCGTCGTCATGGAGGACGCCTCCTCATCTGGAAG gacgacgacgaggcggagcCCCGGAGGAGACGATGGAAGCCCTGGGGGGAGTGACAGGAAGAGGATGAAGCGGCCGATGGCGGTGAAGAAGTTCATGGTGGAGATCTCCTTCGCGGCGAAGGTCCCCATGAGCGCCATTGCCGAGGTGCTGAGAGGGCAGGAGACAGAGAACTCGATGGAGGCTCTTAGGGTTCTTGACATCACGCTCAGGCAGCACTCTGCTAAGCAGTAAATTCTTGATCCTCTCGTTGCAAGGCCTTGCTTGTTAGAATTCACCATGTTTCA CAGTAATC CGAATGATTTTCGCCTCTGCTTTCACTCCAGCTTTCGACCCACTGACAGTGGCCTGTCACTGAATGTTG ATGTATCCACGACGATGATCGTCAGACCTGGACCTGTCATAGAGTTTCTTCTCTTCAACCAGAATATCAAGAACCCTCATGAAATTGACTGGGGAAAG gCCAAGCGTGCACTGAAGAACCTGAGGATAAAAACGACTCACACCGGCTCTGAATTTAGGATCATCGGTTTGTCTGAAGACACTTGCTATTCGCAGAC GTTccaaataaagagaaaaaatggCAACGGTGGCTCGGATACAGTGGAAGAAGTGACAGTCTTTGAATACTACAGGAAGAATTGGAAAATAGATTTGAAGGGATCTGCTCACTTTCCCTGTCTAAATGTTGGGAAGCCAAAGCGGCCAACATATATCCCATTGGAG CTTTGCCATTTGGTGCCATTGCAAAGGTACAAAAAGGCTTTGTCGACGTTACAGCGGTCCATGTTGGTTGAGAGATCAAGGCAGAATCCTCAAGAGAGGATGTTTGTCTTGTCTGGT GTGTTGAGGGACAGTGATTATAACTCTGTGCCAATGCTGAGGGAGTGTGGCATTTCTATAGCTCAAGAATTTACCCAGGTTGCTGCTAGAGTCCTTCCGGCACCAAAG CTGAAATCTGGAGATGGCGAAGATATTTTTGCGCGCAATGGGAGGTGGAACTTCAATAACAAT AGGCTCATTCAGCCCAAGAGAGTGCAGAGATGGGTAGTTGTCAATTTTTCTGCGCGGTGCAATGCCCATCATCTTGCTCAGCGTCTCATCCATTGTGGGAACTTGAAGGGACTT CCAGTAGATCCTGAAGATCATGTGTTTCAAGAGAGATCTCACATGGGACGCGAGCGTGCGGAAACAAGGGTGAATGACATGTTTCAGCAGTTGTTGTCTGGCGACAAGCCCTCTTTTGTGTTGTGTGTTCTCCCTGAGAGGAAGAACTGTGACATCTATG GACCATGGAAGCGTATGTGTCTCGTCAAATACGGTATTGTAACACAATGCTTGGCTCCTACCAAGATCAACGATCAGTACCTGACTAATGTGCTTCTAAAGATAAATGCAAAG CTTGGAGGGTTGAATTCGCTGCTGCAAATTGAAAGAAACCAAGCCATTCCTCTCTTGTCGAAGACTCCAACCATTATCTTAGGCATGGATGTTTCCCATGGCTCACCGGGACGGGATGATGTACCGTCTGTCGCTGCG GTTGTTAGTTCCCTGGAGTGGCCTCtcatatcaaaatataaagCTTCCGTATGCACCCAGTCTCCCAGGCTAGAAATGATCGATTCCTTGTTTAAGCTAGTGGGGAATGAGGATCATGGTATCATTAG GGAGTCACTAATGGACTTCTACAACAGTTCTCGCGGACAcaagccagaaaaaaaaaatcattttcag TTTTGCCATCTTAATTTTAGAGATGGGGTTAGTGAAGGCCAGTTTAATCAGGTGCTGAACATTGAGCTAGCCCAGATAATCAAG GCATGCGAGTTTCTTGCCAATGAGAAAAATGACAGTGAATGGTCTCCAAAGTTCACGGTGATAGTTGCACAGAAGAACCATCACACCAAATTTTTTCAGACAGATCGATCGAACAAAGTTGTCAATGTTCCTCCTG GTACTGTTGTTGACAAAGGAATCTGTCATCCCAGGAACTGTGATTTCTACATGTGTGCTCATGCTGGGATGATT GGGACTACAAGGCCGACGCATTACCATGTGCTGCATGATGAGAACAATTTCACCCCTGATGACTTGCAGGAGCTTGTGCACAACCTCTCATACGT GTACCAGAGGAGCACGACGGCCATCTCAGTTG tcGCTCCGATCTGCTACGCGCacctggcggcggcgcaggtgtcGCAGTTCGTGAGACTCGACGACGCGGCGTCGGAGGgcagcggtgacggcggcgcgccgccgcggccggtgcCGGAGCTCCCGCGCCTGCACCCGGACGTCAGGCAGTCCATGTTCTTCTGCTGA